The genomic region ACCACCGCCGCCTCGGTCCATCGCTCGATCTCTTCTCGCTACACCCTATTGCGCCAGGCTCTCCCTTCTTCCACCCCAAGGGCACGGTGATCTACAACGCCCTCGTCGAATACATGCGCCGCTTGTACGGTCGCTACGGCTACACCGAAGTGATCACGCCCCTCATCTTCAAGACCGAGATCTGGCAAACCTCGGGACATTACGACGCCTTCCGCAACGACATGTTTCTGATGAAGGTCGAAGAGGAAGAGTACGGCGTCAAGCCGATGAACTGCCCCGGCCACTGCTACCTCTTCGCCACCCGCAAACACTCGTACCGCGATCTGCCGATCCGCTATGCCGATTTCAGTCGGCTGCACCGCTTCGAACGTTCCGGCACCCTTGCGGGGCTCACGCGCGTGCGCTCCATGGTGCAGGACGACGCGCACATCTACTGCACCCCTGATCAGCTCGATAGCGAGCTCGAAGCGTTCATCGCCCTGACACGAGAGGTGTATGGGGTCTTCGGCTTCGACCAGGTGGAGGTCACCCTGCAGACCCGGCCCGAAAAGTTTCTCGGCCGTATCGAGCTCTGGGATGCCGCCGAAGCGGCCTTGCGCCGCGTGCTGGAGCAGGCTGGCTATCCCGTCACCGTCCTCCCGGGCGAGGGTGCGTTTTACGGCCCGAAGATTGGGTTTGATTTCCGCGACGTGCTCGAGCGGTCGTGGACACTAGCCACCGTTCAGATCGACTGCGCCATGCCTGAACGCTTCGGATTGAAGTACGTCACACCGGAAGGTACGGAGGCGACTCCTGTGATGTTGCACCGCGCCGTGCTGGGCTCGCTCGAGCGTTTCATCGCCATCCTCCTGGAACATACGGCAGGCAAACTGCCGTTTTGGCTTGCACCGGTGCAGGTACGGGTGTTAACCCTCACAGAGCGACAAGACGGTTACGGCCGGCAAGTCACGGAGCGCTTGCAGCAGGCCGGCTTCCGGGCTGACCTGGACAACCGCAATGAGAAGCTCGGTTTGAAGATTCGCGAAACGCAGTTGGAAAAGGTACCGTACATGTTGGTGGTCGGTGACAAGGAAGCGGAAAACGGAACGGTGGCGCCACGCAGCCGTAGCGGCGAGACGCCTGCACCCGTACCGATTGATACGTTCATCGAACAGGTACGTCATGAGGCCGTGCCGGGCGCAGCGCACTGACACGTCAGCACTGGACGAGCGAGACTGAGCAGAGAAGGACGGAGACCCATGCCCAAACAAAAAACCAGTCGCGGTGCGGCAAAACGATTCAAGCTCACAGGAACCGGCAAACTCAAGCGCCGGAAGGCGTACCTGCGGCACATTTTGACGTCCAAAACCAGCAAACAAAAACGGAATTTGCGTCACAGCATCGTGGTGGACCCCACCAACGCCAAGGCCATCCACCGGCTGCTGCCTTACCTGTGACCTTGTCCTGACCGGACTGAGATGCTACAGGCGAGCTTCCTCTCAGGAGATCGAACATGCCACGGGTAAAAAGAGGCACCAAAGGGCGGCAGCGCCACAAGAAGATTCTCAAGCTGGCCAAGGGCAACGTCGGCGGCCGGCGCAAGCAATATCGCCAGGCGCGGGAGACGGTCGAGAAAGGCCTCACCTATGCGTACCGGGATCGGCGCGTGCGCAAGCGTGAGTTCCGCGGCCTGTGGATCGTGCGCATCAACGCGGCCGCGCGCCAAAACGGGCTGAGTTATAGCCAGCTGATGCACGGATTGAAGCAAGGCGGCGTGGGCGTCGATCGGAAGATCCTGGCGGATCTCGCCGCCCGCGATCCAGCCGGCTTCCAAGAAGTCGCGCAAATGGCCAAAGCGCACCTTGCCGCCTAGAGACACCACGCACCCGTCACCCTAGTGGCTCGTTAGCGAGATGGCAGCGACGTTTCGCCGGCACGCTGCGCTCTCTCAGATGCGGAGGCGGACCAGCGCGTGACCTGCCATCCATGAAGGCAACCCTCGAACGCATTCACCGCGACGCCTTGGCGGCCCTGGAGGCATCGCAGTCCGAAGCCGAAGTCGAGCAGCTGCGCATTCGCTTCCTGGGACGCAAGGGTGAACTCACCGAGGCCGTCCGCAGCCTTCGGGACGTGCCCAGCGCCGAGCGCCCCGCAGCGGGCGCGTACTTGAATGAGGTCAAGGACGACGTCGGGCGCCGCATCGAAGCGAGCTTGGCGGCACTACGGGTCGCCGCACGCGACCGCCAAATCGCCGCCGAGCGCATCGACGTCACCCTCCCCGGCCGCCACCACCTGCCCGGACACCTGCATCTGATCACCCAGACCCTTGAGGAAATGGTCGACATCTTCGTGGGGCTGGGATTCAGCGTCGCCCAAGGACCGGATATCGAGGACGACTACCACAACTTCACCGCGCTCAATGTGCCGCGCGATCATCCGGCCCGCGACATGCAGGATACTCTCTTCATCAGTGAAGAGTATCTCCTGCGCACGCACACTTCGCCGGTCCAGATTCGGGTCATGGAACAGCACAAACCGCCGCTGCGCGTCATCGCTCCGGGGGCTTGCTATCGCCACGATGACGATGTCACCCACTCACCGATGTTTCATCAGGTTGAAGGGCTCATGGTCGACCGCCGGGTGACTTTCGGCGACCTCAAAGGCGTGCTGACGCTGGCCCTGCAGCGCATCTTTGGCAGCCAGACCCCGCTGCGCTTTCGCGCCAGCTTCTTCCCGTTCACCGAGCCGAGCGCGGAGGTCGACATCGGCTGCGTGCTCTGCAACGGCCGCGATCCGTCCTGCCGTATCTGCAAGGGCAGCGGCTGGCTCGAGATCCTGGGCTCGGGGCTGATCGATCCGAACGTATTTACGGCGGTGGGATACGACCCGGAGGCGGTGTCGGGCTTCGCCTTCGGGCTGGCGGTGGAGCGCGTCGCGATGTTGAAACATCAGATCAGCGACATCCGCCTGTTCTTCGCCAACGACATCCGCTTTCTGCGACAATTCTAACCGATGCCGGGTTTCGCCGCATGAAGGTCACGTGGAATTGGCTCGCTGAATTTGTCGAGCTCCAACTGCCGGTGGCGCAACTCGCCGAACGGCTGACCATGGCGGGTCTCGAGGTCGAATCGATCGAGGAAACTGGGCGCGAACTGGCGGGCATCCTGTGCGCTGAAATCGTTCGGGTGCGGCCCCATCCAGAAGCGGATCGCCTGAGCCTCTGTGACGTACGGACGGGCCCCGACACGGCTTGGACCGTTGTCTGCGGGGCAAGCAACGTGCAGGCCGGAAGTCGGGTCGCGTACGCCCCGCCGGGGTCGACGCTGCCCGGCGGGCGCCGCATCGAGGCGGCAGAAGTCCGCGGCGTTTCTTCTGCCGGCATGCTGTGTTCCGAAACCGAACTGGGTATCGGCGACGATGCGTCGGGCATCTTGCTTCTCCCCAACGACGCGCCGATCGGACAGAGCGTGTCGACTCTACTGGCGGCGGAAGACACCGTGCTCGATATCGCCGTGACCCCCAATCGTGGCGACTGTCTCTGCGTCATCGGGATCGCGCGCGAAATCGCCGCGCTGACGGGCCAGCATCTGCGCCGCCACCGGGTGACCGTGCGCGAATCGCAACCTGGCATTGCGGATCTGATCGCCGTCCGCATCGCCGACTCGGACCTGTGTGGCCGCTACGCCGCCCGCGTGATCTCGAACGTGAAGATCGCCGCGTCGCCCCTGTGGATGCAGTCGCGACTGCAGGCCGTCGGTCTCCGCCCCATCAACAATGTCGTCGATGTGACGAACTATGTCATGATCGAACGCGGCCAACCATTACACGCCTTTGACTACGACCGCTTGCCGGCCAAGGAGATCGTCGTGCGCCGCGCCGACGGCGACGCCACGTTCACCACCCTCGACGGGCAGGCCCGCTCCCTGCACCCAGACGACTTGATGATCACCTGCGGCCAGCAACCGGTCGCCATTGCCGGCATCATGGGTGGTGCAGAGACGGAAGTGACTTTGAGTACGCGGCGGATTCTTCTGGAAAGCGCCTGGTTCGCCCCCTCGGGCGTGCGACGGACAGCGAAGCGGCTGGGACTCCGGACCGAAGCCTCGTACCGCTTCGAGCGCACAACGGACATCGACGGCGTATCGTCGGCAGCAGACCGGGCAACAGCCCTCATCGCACGGCTGAGCGGAGGAGTCGTCGCCCACGGTCGGGTGGATGCGTACGTCTCCGGCCGCCAGGCCGCCCCCATTTCGCTGCGCCTCAAACGCGTAAGCGATCTGCTCGGGATGGAGATCGGCCGGACCGAAGTCATCTCCAGGTTGAAAGCACTCGGGCTGACGGTTTCACCAGCGACACGAGGCACACTGACCGTGGTACCACCGTCGTACCGCTCGGATTTGTCGCGTGAGGTTGACTTGATCGAAGAGATCGCCCGCCTGGGCGGCTACGAAAACGTGCCAACCACTCTTCCGGAGTGTGCCTTGACCGGCACGGGTCAGTCGCTGGATGAGCGACGGCAGCGAGATCTCAGGCGTTTTTGCGCGGCGCAGGGCCTGAACGAAGTGGTTTTCCTTAGTTTTTGCTCCCCGCGTATGAACGCGCTGTTTCCGGGACTGGACGGCCAACAGGCGCCGGTACGCGTCTTGAATCCACTGACTCAGGACGACACGGAACTCCGACTCAGCCTGCTGCCGGGACTGGCCCGGATCGTCCGGTCCAATCTGGACCAGGGCACTCCGAACGTTGCCGTCTTTGGCATCGGCAAGGTGTTCTGGCGCGAGCGGTCGTTTTGCGAGGGCCGTCGCCTCGCTGCCGCCGTCTGCCCGGCCTTGCCGAGCGTGGGCGTAGGCAGCAGGAACGTCACTGCAGAATTCGTCGACATCAAAGGCATACTCGAAGCGGTGTTCAGTTTCATGGCCATTCCGGATGTGCAATGGGTTCCCGCCACGAACCTCGCCGCATTTCATCCTGGAAAGACGGCACACATCGAAGTGGCGGGGCTACCGATCGGCACCCTCGGCGCTTTGCATCCGGCGGTTGAGGATGAGTTGAAGCTACGCGGGCCGTGCTGGCTGTTTGAGATTGACTTGGATCGTCTGCTTCAGTATTCTCCCGCCCGTATTACGTACAGAGATATCTCACGTTTTCCTGCGGTTGTGCGCGATGTTGCGATCGTGACTGACGAAAGTTTTGCATCCGATCAGGTCGTCCGCTTTGTGCGCCAGTGGAGCCGGTCATCACAGCTGATCGATGACGTGTGTCTGTTCGATCAGTACAGCGGGCCACCCATCCCTGCAGGCAGGAAGAGCCTGGCCTACTCTATTTCCTACCGTGCTCCCGACCGCACGCTGACCGATGCCGAGGTGAACGAGATGCACATGCAACTGATCGCCGCACTGAAGGACACCTTGGATGTTGAGCCGCGGTAACTGAGACGCTTTGTCACCGGGGGGGACCAGGCGTGACTATGACAAAAGGGGACATCGTCGAGCGCATCTACGAAAAGGTCGGCTTTTCGAAGAAAGAGGCGAGCGATATCGTGGAATCCATCTTCGAAATCATCAAGAACCGTCTCGAACATGGAGAGAAGGTAAAGATCTCCGGCTTCGGCAATTTTGTCGTCAGCCAGAAACACCCGCGGAAAGGCCGCAACCCGCAGACCGGCGACGAGATCACCATATCCGGCCGCCGCGTCCTCACCTTCAAGTCGAGTCAGGTCCTGAAGAAGAGTATGAATTCCGGAGCACCTCATTGACTGGACGCGGCGGCAAAGACCAACTGCCGGACAAGCTCTATTTCAAGATCGGTGAGGTGGCGTCGATCGTCGGCGTCAAACCTTACGTGCTCCGCTACTGGGAAAGTCAATTCAGCATAGTCAAGCCAGCCAAGACAAAGTCGAAGCATCGCCTCTATCGTCGCAAGGACGTGGAAGCCTTGCTGCAGATCAAGCGCCTGCTGCACGATCAGCGATTCACCATTGAAGGCGCCCGCAAGCGTATGAAAGGCTTGCCAAAAGAAGAGCGCCGGCAGCTCGAAATGCCTCTCGGTGACCGGGACTACCGCGGTATTCTGGCGCACCTGAAGAAAGATATCGAGTCACTCCACCGGATGTTGAGTTAGCGCCAGCTACCGGCTCCGACAAAACTGTCACGAATTTAGCGACCCCAGGCCAAAAGCGTGCGGCCAACCACGGCCGAGCTAGTGAGTTCAGCTGCAATGACTGGCATGGCCGTTGCTCATCAAGCGCTTGAGGTTGTCGCGCATGATACTGGGAGTGCACCGAGAGCGTTCGGGAAGTGAGCTGGTCTTTAGCCTGCTGAGAGCGCTCATGCTCGGATACCGACTGTGGGGAGTCGAGAGCGGGCTGCAGCTAACCGAACTGGCCGCTTTGATGCGCACCACAGACACTCGCCTTGTCGGATTGGTCATCTACCTGGCAACAGAAGGGTTGGTCGTTTTGGACAATGCGGCCGGAACCGTTCGGCTGACCGAACAAGGCGCTCGCAATCTATTCGGCCAGGCCGGCTGGCACCCGCGCTGCGCCAGCTGACTCCCGCCACGGCTCCCGATCGGTTCCTCTTTCCGCACCGGATCAACGCCGCGCACATTTCGGCACGCAACGCCCTCTGACGGTTGTGTTTCGGCGGGCAAAGTGGCACTGAAGCAGAAGAGCCGCACGGCGCCGTCCGTCCGGTGAAGTGGCGCCGGCATTTACGTTTCGGGGCGTGGCGCAGACTGGTAGCGCACTCGCTTGGGGTGCGAGTGGTCGTGGGTTCAAATCCCGCCGCCCCGATTTCTTCTTCCCACCGGCACCGTACGTGCATGACCAAGTTTGCCTCGGTAGGTCACCGGTGCTACTTTTTTCGCGTGTCAATCCTGCTCAGCAACGACGACGGGATCTCCTCGGAAGGGATCGCCGCATTGCAGGAAGCCTTGGCGTCGTTGGACGAGATCTGGGTCGTCGCTCCTGACCGCGACCAGAGCGCGGTCAGCCATTCGCTGACGTTGCACCGTCCGTTGCGCATTGAACCGGTCGGGCCGCGCGTTTTCAGAGTCGACGGCACGCCGACTGACTGCATCAATCTCGCGATCAACGGCATCCTCCCTGAACGGCCGCGTTTGGTGATCTCCGGGATCAATCGTGGGGCAAACCTGGGCGACGATATCACCTACTCCGGAACGGTCTCGGCAGCCATGGAGGCCACGCTCCTCGGTGTGCCCGCCATTGCCGTCTCTCTGGTCGCCCGAGAGCGGTTCGATTTCGGACCGGCGGCAGCCTTTACGCGGCAGCTGGCACATGTCGTCCTTGACGATCACATGCCCTCCGACACGCTGCTCAACGTCAACGTGCCGGAATTGCCACTCCAAGAAATCAAAGGATACGCTCTGACGCGCCAGGGCAAGCGCCGCTACGGAGATGTGATCGTCGAGAAGGTCGACCCACGGGGAAGGAAGTACTACTGGATAGGCGGCAATCAGCTGGACTTTGTTGACAGCGAGGGCACTGATTTCAACGCCATCCAGCAGGGACTGATCTCCATTACCCCCTTGCACCTCGACTTGACCAACTACGCGTCCTTGACC from Candidatus Binatia bacterium harbors:
- the thrS gene encoding threonine--tRNA ligase; translation: MAKITVTRPDGVQHQIQAGTSARDALKASGSFNKHVIAGKVNERVVDLSAPLSESCVLAPIAIDSAEGLDVLRHSTAHLMAQAVRRLSPQVQITIGPTIADGFYYDFKRDEPFTPDDLSHIETVMREIVSANYPVLREEMPRPAAIDFFREMGEHYKAEILEGIPADVVSLYRQGEFLDLCRGPHVPSTGCIKAFKLTSIAGAYWRGDERNEMLQRIYGTAWASTKDLDAYLKRIEEAKQRDHRRLGPSLDLFSLHPIAPGSPFFHPKGTVIYNALVEYMRRLYGRYGYTEVITPLIFKTEIWQTSGHYDAFRNDMFLMKVEEEEYGVKPMNCPGHCYLFATRKHSYRDLPIRYADFSRLHRFERSGTLAGLTRVRSMVQDDAHIYCTPDQLDSELEAFIALTREVYGVFGFDQVEVTLQTRPEKFLGRIELWDAAEAALRRVLEQAGYPVTVLPGEGAFYGPKIGFDFRDVLERSWTLATVQIDCAMPERFGLKYVTPEGTEATPVMLHRAVLGSLERFIAILLEHTAGKLPFWLAPVQVRVLTLTERQDGYGRQVTERLQQAGFRADLDNRNEKLGLKIRETQLEKVPYMLVVGDKEAENGTVAPRSRSGETPAPVPIDTFIEQVRHEAVPGAAH
- the rpmI gene encoding 50S ribosomal protein L35, whose translation is MPKQKTSRGAAKRFKLTGTGKLKRRKAYLRHILTSKTSKQKRNLRHSIVVDPTNAKAIHRLLPYL
- the rplT gene encoding 50S ribosomal protein L20 codes for the protein MPRVKRGTKGRQRHKKILKLAKGNVGGRRKQYRQARETVEKGLTYAYRDRRVRKREFRGLWIVRINAAARQNGLSYSQLMHGLKQGGVGVDRKILADLAARDPAGFQEVAQMAKAHLAA
- the pheS gene encoding phenylalanine--tRNA ligase subunit alpha, which codes for MKATLERIHRDALAALEASQSEAEVEQLRIRFLGRKGELTEAVRSLRDVPSAERPAAGAYLNEVKDDVGRRIEASLAALRVAARDRQIAAERIDVTLPGRHHLPGHLHLITQTLEEMVDIFVGLGFSVAQGPDIEDDYHNFTALNVPRDHPARDMQDTLFISEEYLLRTHTSPVQIRVMEQHKPPLRVIAPGACYRHDDDVTHSPMFHQVEGLMVDRRVTFGDLKGVLTLALQRIFGSQTPLRFRASFFPFTEPSAEVDIGCVLCNGRDPSCRICKGSGWLEILGSGLIDPNVFTAVGYDPEAVSGFAFGLAVERVAMLKHQISDIRLFFANDIRFLRQF
- the pheT gene encoding phenylalanine--tRNA ligase subunit beta → MKVTWNWLAEFVELQLPVAQLAERLTMAGLEVESIEETGRELAGILCAEIVRVRPHPEADRLSLCDVRTGPDTAWTVVCGASNVQAGSRVAYAPPGSTLPGGRRIEAAEVRGVSSAGMLCSETELGIGDDASGILLLPNDAPIGQSVSTLLAAEDTVLDIAVTPNRGDCLCVIGIAREIAALTGQHLRRHRVTVRESQPGIADLIAVRIADSDLCGRYAARVISNVKIAASPLWMQSRLQAVGLRPINNVVDVTNYVMIERGQPLHAFDYDRLPAKEIVVRRADGDATFTTLDGQARSLHPDDLMITCGQQPVAIAGIMGGAETEVTLSTRRILLESAWFAPSGVRRTAKRLGLRTEASYRFERTTDIDGVSSAADRATALIARLSGGVVAHGRVDAYVSGRQAAPISLRLKRVSDLLGMEIGRTEVISRLKALGLTVSPATRGTLTVVPPSYRSDLSREVDLIEEIARLGGYENVPTTLPECALTGTGQSLDERRQRDLRRFCAAQGLNEVVFLSFCSPRMNALFPGLDGQQAPVRVLNPLTQDDTELRLSLLPGLARIVRSNLDQGTPNVAVFGIGKVFWRERSFCEGRRLAAAVCPALPSVGVGSRNVTAEFVDIKGILEAVFSFMAIPDVQWVPATNLAAFHPGKTAHIEVAGLPIGTLGALHPAVEDELKLRGPCWLFEIDLDRLLQYSPARITYRDISRFPAVVRDVAIVTDESFASDQVVRFVRQWSRSSQLIDDVCLFDQYSGPPIPAGRKSLAYSISYRAPDRTLTDAEVNEMHMQLIAALKDTLDVEPR
- a CDS encoding integration host factor subunit alpha translates to MTKGDIVERIYEKVGFSKKEASDIVESIFEIIKNRLEHGEKVKISGFGNFVVSQKHPRKGRNPQTGDEITISGRRVLTFKSSQVLKKSMNSGAPH
- a CDS encoding MerR family transcriptional regulator is translated as MTGRGGKDQLPDKLYFKIGEVASIVGVKPYVLRYWESQFSIVKPAKTKSKHRLYRRKDVEALLQIKRLLHDQRFTIEGARKRMKGLPKEERRQLEMPLGDRDYRGILAHLKKDIESLHRMLS
- the surE gene encoding 5'/3'-nucleotidase SurE — encoded protein: MSILLSNDDGISSEGIAALQEALASLDEIWVVAPDRDQSAVSHSLTLHRPLRIEPVGPRVFRVDGTPTDCINLAINGILPERPRLVISGINRGANLGDDITYSGTVSAAMEATLLGVPAIAVSLVARERFDFGPAAAFTRQLAHVVLDDHMPSDTLLNVNVPELPLQEIKGYALTRQGKRRYGDVIVEKVDPRGRKYYWIGGNQLDFVDSEGTDFNAIQQGLISITPLHLDLTNYASLTRLQHLNLRWP